A genome region from Calliopsis andreniformis isolate RMS-2024a chromosome 2, iyCalAndr_principal, whole genome shotgun sequence includes the following:
- the Phyhd1 gene encoding phytanoyl-CoA dioxygenase domain containing 1 — translation MKDIRSQFQKNGFVVLEDFLQPEEVDELKFCGEEFTKNLPPESERNVFNSIESQQSKDKYFLDSANKISVFFESEALDNDGKLKVHPRISLNKVGHALHWLHPTFKKYTFDERVKETAFQLEYQEPAVCQSMYIYKNPGTGSEVMMHQDATYLCTDPVKVVGFWIALEDATQENGCLWISPGSHQSGVHRRYVRNKDPDSQELLVYDRAAPCYQLSNFRPVPVSKGTCILIHGEVVHFSYPNRSDKSRHAYTFHVIETQHVAYMKDNWLQPPPGGFPKLYRN, via the exons TTCCAGAAAAATGGTTTCGTCGTGCTGGAAGACTTCCTTCAACCGGAAGAGGTCGACGAACTCAAATTTTGCGGCGAAGAATTCACAAAGAACTTACCACCGGAAAGTGAACGAAATGTTTTCAACTCAATTGAATCGCAGCAG AGTAAAGACAAATATTTCTTAGACAGCGCTAACAAAATTAGCGTCTTCTTCGAATCGGAAGCATTAGACAATGATGGAAAGTTGAAGGTGCACCCGCGAATATCTTTAAACAAG GTAGGCCATGCTCTTCACTGGCTCCATCCAACCTTCAAGAAATATACATTTGATGAAAGGGTGAAAGAGACAGCTTTCCAGCTGGAATATCAGGAGCCAGCTGTATGTCAGTCTATGTACATTTATAAAAATCCAGGCACAGGTTCAGAAG TAATGATGCATCAGGATGCAACATACCTATGCACTGACCCAGTGAAAGTAGTTGGTTTTTGGATTGCCTTGGAAGACGCTACTCAGGAAAACGGTTGCTTGTGGATCTCCCCTGGCTCTCATCAAAGTGGTGTACATCGACGTTACGTAAGGAACAAGGATCCGGATTCTCAGGAATTGTTAGTCTACGATAGAGCTGCGCCTTGCTATCAGCTTAGCAATTTCAGGCCAGTGCCAGTAAGTAAGGGAACTTGCATTCTTATTCATGGAGAAGTGGTGCATTTTTCGTATCCGAATAGAAGTGACAAATCGAGACACGCATACACGTTCCACGTGATTGAAACGCAGCACGTAGCTTACATGAAGGACAACTGGTTGCAACCACCACCAGGAGGATTTCCTAAACTTTACAGGAATTAA